The following coding sequences are from one Mugil cephalus isolate CIBA_MC_2020 chromosome 9, CIBA_Mcephalus_1.1, whole genome shotgun sequence window:
- the si:ch211-235m3.5 gene encoding BICD family-like cargo adapter 1 isoform X1, producing MDRLGEWSFKSKKMDLVQEEDFYFDYGAEEITDYQDPNELLAALKQKEEEVILAAQLGNALLLENRQLKEQSDKLHDKYADKLEELEQGRHDLRVKLEGCQSQWESQVGDLERDVRDLSAQVERLTQALSEAEREKSQAQLEHSEHTQRLREELNTAMEVERAMSSELQALKHELQQKGQSNNRQQDEELISAMREQVLRLTQKEQALEQRLESVSSENAELRSSLASLHARLALHDQLDQQRSQQLAEAWQEVEVARGRSQRLQAQVEELEEEASLRLGDSSLLSELESSLDTAGLGVGKDEMTQEMGSILQLLLPLTQPPNSSGMSEVAGQHGDLQAMLHRLKGVAQTLAQTSSSQELNLGFVDRTGDQCGNLSAAQELRDQCFILLQNVKLQKENAELLQKLQNIKDQADVVHQAIRDRDDAIAKKNLMEVELVRSKNDMMSLNNQLLEAIQRKLELSQELEAWQDDIQIIINQQLKTQQQSELSQKKPISNGMSFFRRPSRTPSTLSRQSSASSTWSSDTNPDKAQSPWRDWLRRGKGAQYSQ from the exons ATGGATCGACTCGGGGAATGGAGCTTCAAGTCCAAGAAAATGGACctggtgcaggaggaggatttCTACTTCGACTACGGAGCGGAGGAAATAACAGATTATCAAGACCCCAATGAACTTCTGGCTGCTCTGaaacaaaaggaggaagaggttaTTTTGGCAGCCCAGCTGGGAAACGCATTGCTCCTGGAAAATCGTCAACTGAAAGAGCAGAGCGACAAACTTCACGACAAATACGCGGACAAGCTAGAG GAGCTGGAGCAGGGGAGGCATGACCTGCGAGTGAAGCTGGAGGGCTGCCAGTCCCAGTGGGAGAGCCAGGTGGGCGACCTGGAGAGGGATGTGAGGGACCTGAGCGCCCAGGTGGAGCGGCTCACCCAGGCGCTCAGCGAGGCCGAGAGGGAGAAGAGTCAAGCCCAGCTGGAGCACAGCGAGCACACTCAGCGGCTCAGGGAAGAGCTCAACACC GCGATGGAGGTGGAGAGAGCCATGTCGAGCGAACTGCAGGCTCTGAAGCACGAGCTCCAACAAAAGGGACAAAGCAACAACAGGCAGCAGGATGAGGAGCTGATCAGCGCCATGAGAGAGCAG gTGTTGCGTCTCACACAGAAGGAACAGGCACTGGAGCAGCGCTTGGAGAGCGTGTCCTCAGAAAATGCCGAGCTGAGGTCGAGTTTGGCCTCTTTGCACGCCCGCTTGGCTCTGCATGACCAACTCGACCAGCAGCGCAGCCAGCAg CTAGCCGAGGCGtggcaggaggtggaggtggccCGGGGTCGCTCGCAGCGGCTGCAGGCCCAGGTGGAGGAGCTTGAGGAGGAGGCGTCCCTGCGCCTTGGTGACTCTTCTCTGCTGTCCGAGCTGGAGAGCAGCCTGGACACGGCCGGCCTGGGAGTGGGCAAAGATGAG ATGACTCAAGAAATGGGGTCCATCCTTCAGTTACTGCTCCCACTGACCCAGCCACCCAACAGCTCTGGGATGTCAGAGGTCGCGGGTCAGCATGGAGACCTGCAGGCCATGCTGCATCGGTTGAAGGGAGTGGCCCAAACCCTGGCGCAGACATCCAGCTCTCAG GAGCTGAATCTGGGTTTCGTCGACAGGACGGGTGATCAGTGTGGGAATCTGAGCGCGGCGCAGGAGCTGAGAGATCAG TGTTTTATCCTCCTGCAGAACGTCAAGCTGCAGAAGGAAAACGCTGAGCTGTTGCAGAAGCTGCAGAACATAAAAGATCAAGCCGACGTCGTCCACCAAGccatcagagacagagacgatGCCATAGCCAA gaaAAACCTGATGGAGGTAGAGCTGGTGAGAAGTAAAAACGACATGATGTCTCTGAACAACCAGTTATTAGAGGCCATACAACGTAAACTGGAGCTGTCGCAGGAACTGGAGGCCTGGCAG gaCGACATCCAGATCATCATCAACCAGCAGCTCAAGACCCAGCAGCAGTCGGAGCTTTCTCAGAAGAAGCCCATCTCCAACGGCATGTCATTCTTCCGCAGACCCAGCAGGACGCCCTCCACCTTGTCACGCCAGTCCTCGGCCTCCTCCACCTGGAGTTCAGACACTAATCCGGACAAAGCCCAGTCCCCCTGGAGGGACTGGTTAAGACGAGGCAAAGGGGCACAGTACAGCCAATAA
- the chchd2 gene encoding coiled-coil-helix-coiled-coil-helix domain-containing protein 2 → MPRGSRSRTSRMAPPASRAPPSPPPMARAAPPPSHAPAPMQAPPSAVGAPAAPRQPGMFAQMATTAAGVAVGSAVGHTIGHAMTGGFSGGSSEPARPDVTYQEPYQAQPAYQQQPQSMYQQPQQQACSYELKQFIECAQNQSDLKLCEGFSEVLKQCKFANGMS, encoded by the exons ATGCCACGAGGAAGCAGAAGCCGTACGTCCAGGATGGCCCCTCCAGCCAG CCGGGcaccaccatctcctccacCCATGGCCAGAGCGGCACCCCCTCCTTCCCACGCCCCAGCTCCGATGCAGGCCCCTCCATCCGCCGTGGGTGCGCCAGCAGCACCCAGGCAGCCGGGCATGTTTGCCCAGATGGCAACTACAGCGGCCGGGGTGGCGGTGGGCTCCGCGGTGGGACACACCATCGGCCACGCCATGACGGGAGGCTTCAGCGGGGGAAGCTCCGAGCCAGCCAGGCCTGACGTCACCTACCAG GAGCCGTACCAGGCCCAGCCCGCGtaccagcagcagccacagtcCATGTACCAGCAACCTCAGCAACAGGCCTGCTCCTACGAGCTGAAGCAGTTTATTGAGTGCGCCCAAAACCAGAGCGACCTCAAGCTGTGCGAGGGCTTCAGTGAGGTGCTCAAACAGTGCAAGTTTGCTAATG GTATGTCATGA
- the si:ch211-235m3.5 gene encoding BICD family-like cargo adapter 1 isoform X2 has translation MDRLGEWSFKSKKMDLVQEEDFYFDYGAEEITDYQDPNELLAALKQKEEEVILAAQLGNALLLENRQLKEQSDKLHDKYADKLEELEQGRHDLRVKLEGCQSQWESQVGDLERDVRDLSAQVERLTQALSEAEREKSQAQLEHSEHTQRLREELNTAMEVERAMSSELQALKHELQQKGQSNNRQQDEELISAMREQVLRLTQKEQALEQRLESVSSENAELRSSLASLHARLALHDQLDQQRSQQLAEAWQEVEVARGRSQRLQAQVEELEEEASLRLGDSSLLSELESSLDTAGLGVGKDEMTQEMGSILQLLLPLTQPPNSSGMSEVAGQHGDLQAMLHRLKGVAQTLAQTSSSQELNLGFVDRTGDQCGNLSAAQELRDQNVKLQKENAELLQKLQNIKDQADVVHQAIRDRDDAIAKKNLMEVELVRSKNDMMSLNNQLLEAIQRKLELSQELEAWQDDIQIIINQQLKTQQQSELSQKKPISNGMSFFRRPSRTPSTLSRQSSASSTWSSDTNPDKAQSPWRDWLRRGKGAQYSQ, from the exons ATGGATCGACTCGGGGAATGGAGCTTCAAGTCCAAGAAAATGGACctggtgcaggaggaggatttCTACTTCGACTACGGAGCGGAGGAAATAACAGATTATCAAGACCCCAATGAACTTCTGGCTGCTCTGaaacaaaaggaggaagaggttaTTTTGGCAGCCCAGCTGGGAAACGCATTGCTCCTGGAAAATCGTCAACTGAAAGAGCAGAGCGACAAACTTCACGACAAATACGCGGACAAGCTAGAG GAGCTGGAGCAGGGGAGGCATGACCTGCGAGTGAAGCTGGAGGGCTGCCAGTCCCAGTGGGAGAGCCAGGTGGGCGACCTGGAGAGGGATGTGAGGGACCTGAGCGCCCAGGTGGAGCGGCTCACCCAGGCGCTCAGCGAGGCCGAGAGGGAGAAGAGTCAAGCCCAGCTGGAGCACAGCGAGCACACTCAGCGGCTCAGGGAAGAGCTCAACACC GCGATGGAGGTGGAGAGAGCCATGTCGAGCGAACTGCAGGCTCTGAAGCACGAGCTCCAACAAAAGGGACAAAGCAACAACAGGCAGCAGGATGAGGAGCTGATCAGCGCCATGAGAGAGCAG gTGTTGCGTCTCACACAGAAGGAACAGGCACTGGAGCAGCGCTTGGAGAGCGTGTCCTCAGAAAATGCCGAGCTGAGGTCGAGTTTGGCCTCTTTGCACGCCCGCTTGGCTCTGCATGACCAACTCGACCAGCAGCGCAGCCAGCAg CTAGCCGAGGCGtggcaggaggtggaggtggccCGGGGTCGCTCGCAGCGGCTGCAGGCCCAGGTGGAGGAGCTTGAGGAGGAGGCGTCCCTGCGCCTTGGTGACTCTTCTCTGCTGTCCGAGCTGGAGAGCAGCCTGGACACGGCCGGCCTGGGAGTGGGCAAAGATGAG ATGACTCAAGAAATGGGGTCCATCCTTCAGTTACTGCTCCCACTGACCCAGCCACCCAACAGCTCTGGGATGTCAGAGGTCGCGGGTCAGCATGGAGACCTGCAGGCCATGCTGCATCGGTTGAAGGGAGTGGCCCAAACCCTGGCGCAGACATCCAGCTCTCAG GAGCTGAATCTGGGTTTCGTCGACAGGACGGGTGATCAGTGTGGGAATCTGAGCGCGGCGCAGGAGCTGAGAGATCAG AACGTCAAGCTGCAGAAGGAAAACGCTGAGCTGTTGCAGAAGCTGCAGAACATAAAAGATCAAGCCGACGTCGTCCACCAAGccatcagagacagagacgatGCCATAGCCAA gaaAAACCTGATGGAGGTAGAGCTGGTGAGAAGTAAAAACGACATGATGTCTCTGAACAACCAGTTATTAGAGGCCATACAACGTAAACTGGAGCTGTCGCAGGAACTGGAGGCCTGGCAG gaCGACATCCAGATCATCATCAACCAGCAGCTCAAGACCCAGCAGCAGTCGGAGCTTTCTCAGAAGAAGCCCATCTCCAACGGCATGTCATTCTTCCGCAGACCCAGCAGGACGCCCTCCACCTTGTCACGCCAGTCCTCGGCCTCCTCCACCTGGAGTTCAGACACTAATCCGGACAAAGCCCAGTCCCCCTGGAGGGACTGGTTAAGACGAGGCAAAGGGGCACAGTACAGCCAATAA
- the ube4a gene encoding ubiquitin conjugation factor E4 A — translation MTDQGNNNQNISCNPFAALFGSLADAKQFASSQKPQQLSAQPPLEDSGESQSESENSVSDSVDDNDDSVAEISRSFRSRQELCEQLNVNHMIQRIFLITLDNSDPSLRGGNGIPPRCVYLEEMAADLDGQDWLDMDNIEQALFNRLLLLEPGNHLIYMTSCSAVNLSADRDAGEKCAIPYLFACYQRAKEEVTKVPEKLLSFAVRCKNLTVSNTRTVLLTPEIYISQNVYEQLLDLLLEGFSGAQPEEVAEFVEEVIVGLLSDQEVRTFEEVMVPVFDIFQGRIKDLDLCQPLLYSYLEVLLYFSHHKDIAKVFVEYIQPKDPANGLQYQKTLLGTVLNISCLLKTPGVVEGHGYFLNPSRSSAQETKVQEANIHQFMGQFHDKLHQILKNLLQRSAETRHLLLSWLGNCLQANAGRAKIWANQMPEIFFQMYASDAFFLNLGAALLKLCQPFCRPRSPKLLTFNPSYCALKELSEEERRNRSVHAKGLEKETCLIPVPPQQPVESAQSYSLLTENLILTQLTMHLGFHRLHEQMVKMNQSLHRLQVTWQEAQRTGNPMSEQLLEQFERLMIVYLSTKAATTQPAMLQCCLNLQASTAALLVQLGMGNQGSEHVALSFPLPSLQNTMLCYVPEFFAENLGDFFIFLRRFADDVLETSAENLEQILNFITVFMGNVERMKNPHLRAKLAEVLEAVMPHMEPLAPGAAQPIVFQRERVFCTYRHAPQLAEALITVFVDIEFTGDPHQFEQKFNYRRPMYPILKYMWGKDNYRESIKHLANYASENLEAMNPPLFLRFLNLLMNDAIFLLDEAIQYLSKIKILQLERDRGEWEGLAPDARREKESSLQMFGQLGRFHNIMSNETIGTLAFLTSEIKGIFVHPFLAERIISMLNYFLQHLVGPKMGALKVKDFSEFDFKPQQLVSDICTIYLNLGDEENFCATVPKDGRSYSPTLFSQTVRVLKKINKPGDMIVAFGLIADKIKSHADRQQQEEETYADAPDEFLDPIMSTLMLDPVLLPSSNVTVDRSTIARHLLSDQTDPFNRSPLTMDQIRPNEELKQQILQWLDKHKQERLQLGPSG, via the exons ATGACAGACCAGggcaacaacaaccagaacATCTCTTGCAACCCCTTCGCTGCCCTCTTCGGTTCACTGGCCGACGCCAAACAGTTTGCATCAAGCCAGAAACCACAACAGCTCTCTGCTCAACCACCAC TGGAGGACTCGGGAGAAAGCCAGTCGGAGTCAGAGAACTCTGTGTCCGACAGCGTTGATGACAATGATGACTCGGTGGCAGAGATTAGCCGCTCCTTCCGATCCCGGCAGGAGCTGTGCGAACAGCTCAACGTCAATCACATGATCCAGCGAATATTTCTCATCACTCTGGACAACA GTGACCCAAGTCTTAGAGGAGGTAACGGAATCCCTCCTCGTTGTGTTTACCTGGAGGAGATGGCTGCAGATCTGGATGGACAAGACTGGCTGGACATGGACAACATAGAGCAG GCTCTGTTTAATCGTCTGCTGCTGCTAGAGCCAGGAAACCACCTCATCTACATGACATCATGCAGCGCCGTTAACTTGTCTGCAGACCGTGATGCTGGAGAGAAATGTGCCATCCCTTATCTTTTCGCTTGTTACCAAAGAGCTAAGGAAGAG GTGACGAAGGTACCTGAGAAATTACTCTCATTTGCTGTCCGCTGCAAGAACCTGACGGTTTCCAACACGCGAACAGTTCTGCTCACCCCGGAGATCTACATCAGTCAGAATGTGTATGAACAGCTCCTGGATTTGCTGCTGGAAGGTTTCAGCGGAGCAC AGCCAGAGGAGGTGGCTGAATTTGTGGAGGAGGTTATTGTTGGCCTACTCTCAGACCAAGAGGTGCGTACCTTCGAGGAGGTGATGGTACCGGTGTTTGACATTTTCCAGGGACGCATCAAAGACTTGGACCTCTGCCAGCCTCTCCTCTACTCCTACCTTGAGGTTCTCCTCTATTTCAGCCACCATAAAGATATTGCCAAG GTGTTTGTGGAGTACATTCAACCCAAAGACCCAGCTAATGGTTTGCAATATCAGAAGACTCTCCTGGGCACGGTACTTAATATCTCCTGCTTGCTGAAAACTCCAGGAGTGGTAGAAGGTCATGGCTACTTCCTGAATCCCTCTCGCTCTAGTGCACAGGAGACCAAGGTCCAGGAGGCCAACATACACCAG TTTATGGGCCAGTTTCACGACAAGCTGCACCAGATCTTGAAAAACTTGCTCCAGCGATCTGCTGAGACCCGCCACCTGCTGCTGTCATGGTTGGGCAACTGTCTACAGGCTAACGCTGGCCGAGCCAAGATCTGGGCTAATCAGATGCCAGAGATCTTCTTCCAGATGTACGCCTCTGACGCATTTTTCTTAAACCTCGGAGCAGCTCTGCTAAAGCTGTGCCAGCCGTTCTGCAGGCCACGTTCGCCCAAACTGCTCACCTTCAACCCTAGCTACTGCGCCCTCAAAGAGCTGAGTGAAGAAGAGAGACGCAATCGCAGCGTGCATGCAAAAG GTCTTGAGAAGGAAACCTGCCTGATCCCCGTGCCCCCCCAGCAGCCGGTGGAGTCTGCACAGTCCTACAGTTTACTCACAGAAAACCTCATCCTCACACAACTCACAATGCATCTCGGCTTCCACAG actcCATGAGCAGATGGTGAAGATGAACCAGTCTCTCCACCGGCTCCAGGTGACGTGGCAGGAGGCCCAGCGAACAGGCAACCCCATGTCGGAGCAGCTCCTGGAGCAGTTTGAGCGTCTGATGATTGTTTATCTGTCAACCAAAGCTGCCACTACGCAGCCTGCCATGCTGCAATGCTGCCTTAACCTCCAAgcttccactgctgctctgctcgTCCAGCTTGGCATGGGAAACCAGGGGTCTGAACATGTAGCACTCAGTTTTCCCCTGCCCTCCCTGCAGAATACCATGCTCTGCTACGTACCAG AGTTCTTTGCAGAGAACTTGGGAGATTTTTTCATCTTCTTGCGTCGGTTTGCGGACGATGTCCTGGAGACCTCGGCTGAAAATCTGGAGCAGATTCTTAACTTCATTACTGTCTTCATGGGCAACGTAGAGAG GATGAAGAATCCTCACTTAAGAGCAAAGCTTGCAGAGGTCTTGGAGGCAGTGATGCCTCACATGGAGCCACTGGCTCCTGGTGCTGCTCAGCCAATCGTgttccagagagagagagtcttcTGCACCTATAGACATGCTCCTCAGCTGGCCGAGGCCCTCATCACTGTGTTCGTGGACATTGAATTCACAG gTGATCCTCATCAGTTTGAACAGAAATTCAACTACAGGAGACCCATGTATCCAATTCTCAAGTATATGTGGGGTAAAGACAACTATAGAGAGAGTATCAAG CATTTGGCAAACTATGCATCTGAGAACCTGGAGGCCATGAACCCCCCTCTGTTCCTCAGGTTCCTCAACCTCCTGATGAACGACGCCATCTTCCTGTTGGATGAGGCTATTCAG TACCTGAGTAAAATCAAGATTCTTCAGCTGGAGCGAGATCGAGGGGAGTGGGAAGGCCTGGCCCCTGATGCCCGAAGAGAGAAGGAGTCCAGCCTACAGATGTTTGGACAGCTGGGACGCTTCCACAACATCATGTCCAACGAGACCATTGGCACTCTGGCCTTCCTCACCTCAG AAATCAAGGGCATCTTTGTTCaccccttcctggctgagaggATCATCTCCATGTTGAACTACTTCCTGCAGCACTTGGTGGGTCCTAAGATGGGTGCTCTTAAAGTCAAGGACTTCAGTGAGTTCGACTTCAAACCCCAGCAGCTTGTTTCTGACATCTGCACAATCTACCTAAACCTGGG TGACGAGGAGAATTTCTGTGCTACAGTCCCAAAGGACGGACGATCGTACTCTCCCACTCTCTTCTCCCAGACAGTCAGAGTCCTGAAGAAGATTAACAAGCCTGGGGACATGATTGTGGCTTTTGGGCTCATTGCAGATAAAATAAAG TCTCATGCGGAccggcagcagcaggaggaggagacgtatGCAGATGCTCCGGATGAATTCTTGGACCCCATCATGTCCACTCTCATGCTGGATCCTGTTCTTCTCCCTTCTTCCAATGTAACAGTAGACCGCTCAACTATAGCAAGGCATCTTCTCAG TGACCAGACAGACCCTTTCAACCGCAGCCCTCTAACCATGGACCAGATCAGGCCAAACGAGGAACTCAAACAGCAGATCTTACAGTGGCTGGATAAGCATAAGCAGGAGAGGCTGCAGCTGGGACCCAGTGGCTAG
- the im:7138535 gene encoding protein FAM98B — translation MERSVGVISAIKALGYPGGTCLTQCSCDELPCPMLTWLSAELRKLCPELRDSNGTGEVLLVGELRHLLSSMSSPLAALTSEVLGPSVLNKITEFLVSELQAAHMIQHKELHPEEKITGDESEKEQRVEERHHDEAEFCQDFEDDDDRRKAEMQAEWVLVLRALDMDASSQFADVMSEVKSRLARLPSGDMMNPLLSTSPSAEQWMQVKKINQILLEDYQCRRQMIIKRFQVTLQSFAWGEKQKERSLVLATVPPLSSFAGSSRVSPSLLLAAREDQSFIDTVKPGKSTPVYKMLMGSVPDRGGRPGEIEPPMPVWEDRRAKGNRWGRGGGHQHRQKSSKKKRGKQD, via the exons ATGGAGAGGAGCGTAGGGGTTATTTCAGCTATTAAAGCTCTGGG GTATCCGGGCGGTACCTGCCTCACACAGTGCAGCTGTGATGAGCTTCCTTGTCCCATGCTCACCTGGCTGTCTGCAGAGCTCAGGAAACTCTGTCCCGAGCTGAGAG ACTCAAATGGGACAGGTGAGGTCTTGCTGGTGGGAGAGCTGAGACATTTACTGTCAAGCATGTCGTCTCCCCTCGCAGCGCTGACCTCCGAGGTGCTGGGACCGTCCGTCCTCAACAAAATCACTG AGTTCCTTGTGTCAGAATTGCAAGCGGCGCACATGATCCAGCATAAGGAATTACATCCCGAGGAGAAAATAACAGGAGATGAGTCTGAAAAAGAGCAGCGAGTGGAAGAACGCCACCATGACGAGGCTGAGTTTTGTCAGGATTTTGAAGATGATGACGATCGCAGGAAGGCGGAGATGCAGGCTGAATGGGTACTAGTGCTGCGTGCCCTCGACATGGATGCCTCCTCTCAGTTTGCAGATGTCATGAGTGAG GTGAAGTCGAGGCTTGCCCGTCTACCGAGCGGTGACATGATGAACCCTCTTCTCAGCACCAGCCCCAGTGCAGAGCAATGG aTGCAAGTGAAAAAGATAAATCAAATCCTGTTGGAGGATTATCAGTGTCGGCGCCAAATGATCATCAAACGCTTCCAGGTTACACTGCAGTCATTTGCatggggagaaaaacaaaag GAGCGTAGTTTAGTTCTGGCCACAGTGCCTCCTCTGTCATCCTTCGCTGGCTCCTCTCGAGTGTCTCCGTCTCTTCTGCTTGCTGCCAGGGAAGATCAGTCCTTCATTGACACAGTCAAGCCTGGAAAGAGTACTCCTGTCTACAAG ATGCTGATGGGCAGCGTACcggacagaggaggaagaccGGGGGAGATAGAGCCACCTATGCCAGTGTGGGAAGACCGAAGAGCGAAAGGAAACAGATGGGGACGAGGAGGTGGACACCAACATCGGCAAAAATcctcaaagaagaagagaggcaaACAAGATTGA